One Spirochaeta africana DSM 8902 genomic window carries:
- a CDS encoding LamG-like jellyroll fold domain-containing protein, whose product MKRNVTILCLFFSVILHLAARDTVEIGAAAGWGGFARTSGVEESAATGRLELMQPRIQPDAHTQLLLRFDSLPLVDESGRFAVERGLEHLSRSEFRHGGAAGAFQGEPVILSNQGADLFTPGSHSHGFTISFWLYSPRLQDGEEVLHWQGMHRSGERNLLQELRISVRNRRLQISFDNMFLSDELEPVSVELAGYQGLLPRRWSHHLVRYSAENGLLEYLVDGVLHDLAWVTAAGREDGGGFPLMIGELSGRRVQVGRRFVGLLDDLYISQQSTQESPPSTAGRTPGYAVTAPIDLGDSRRRLEQIQAETETPGDTAVRVQYRAGHRLRTDGEIDAAWQELPGDGRIPGQPAARFVQLRFDLLPDGEGRSPSVRQAVVRHRPMPPPIPPAGVRAETEAGNIQVEWNRVYDETVGGYLVYYGTEPGGYFGTGADAGDSPVDVGLDTRVVLAGLEPDVLYYITVVSYDRNDQGLESGFSREVRVRPARVEQAD is encoded by the coding sequence ATGAAACGAAACGTCACCATACTGTGCCTATTTTTCTCGGTAATTCTTCACCTGGCGGCCCGGGACACGGTTGAAATCGGTGCTGCGGCCGGCTGGGGCGGGTTTGCCCGCACCTCCGGGGTGGAAGAGAGCGCCGCCACCGGGCGGCTTGAGCTGATGCAGCCGAGGATTCAGCCCGATGCCCACACCCAGCTGCTGCTGAGGTTTGATTCGCTGCCGCTGGTCGATGAAAGCGGGCGGTTTGCGGTGGAGCGTGGGTTGGAGCACCTCAGCCGCAGCGAGTTCCGTCATGGGGGGGCTGCAGGAGCCTTTCAGGGCGAGCCGGTAATCCTTTCCAATCAGGGTGCCGATCTGTTTACCCCGGGCAGCCATTCCCACGGGTTTACTATTTCATTCTGGCTGTATTCTCCCCGGCTGCAGGACGGCGAGGAGGTGCTGCACTGGCAGGGTATGCATCGCAGCGGTGAACGCAATCTGCTGCAGGAACTCCGCATTTCAGTCCGCAACCGCCGGCTGCAGATCTCCTTTGACAATATGTTTCTGAGTGATGAGCTGGAACCGGTCAGTGTCGAACTGGCAGGCTACCAGGGGCTGCTGCCGCGCCGCTGGTCGCATCACCTGGTCCGGTACAGCGCCGAGAACGGATTGCTGGAGTACCTGGTAGACGGGGTGCTGCATGACCTGGCGTGGGTAACTGCCGCCGGACGCGAGGACGGGGGCGGATTTCCATTGATGATCGGTGAGCTGTCCGGCAGGCGTGTACAGGTCGGGCGCCGGTTTGTCGGATTGCTGGATGATCTGTATATCAGTCAGCAGTCCACGCAGGAATCGCCGCCTTCGACGGCAGGGCGTACCCCCGGCTATGCTGTTACCGCACCGATCGACCTGGGAGATTCGCGCCGACGACTGGAGCAAATTCAGGCGGAGACTGAAACCCCGGGCGACACCGCGGTGCGGGTTCAGTACCGTGCCGGCCACCGATTGCGGACCGATGGCGAGATTGACGCTGCCTGGCAGGAGTTGCCGGGTGATGGTCGGATCCCCGGGCAACCGGCTGCCCGCTTTGTGCAGCTCAGATTTGATCTGCTGCCGGATGGCGAAGGGCGGTCACCGTCGGTACGACAGGCAGTGGTACGGCATCGGCCGATGCCGCCGCCCATCCCTCCTGCCGGTGTCCGTGCCGAAACCGAGGCAGGAAATATCCAGGTGGAATGGAATCGGGTGTACGATGAAACCGTAGGCGGGTACCTGGTGTATTACGGCACAGAGCCCGGTGGTTACTTTGGCACCGGCGCGGATGCCGGAGACAGCCCGGTTGATGTCGGGCTCGACACGAGGGTAGTGTTGGCAGGCCTTGAGCCGGATGTATTATACTACATCACGGTTGTGTCCTACGACCGCAATGATCAGGGACTGGAAAGCGGCTTCAGTCGCGAGGTGCGCGTACGGCCGGCACGAGTTGAACAGGCGGATTGA
- the uvrC gene encoding excinuclease ABC subunit UvrC, with amino-acid sequence MAESQAFDRETLRESIASFPLLPGVYIMRNREDTILYVGKAKQLRNRVRSYFSHSGQHIKTAVLMKHVRRIEYIVTSTEHEALLLENSLIKQHQPRYNINLKDSKSYPVIRITNEDFPRVFRTRRIVQDGSEYFGPFPNVHAIDLYLELIEKLYPLRKCRGAVRNRPKPCLYYHIGRCAGVCAGKTDKSAYADRVAQIRRLLNGDTAMVSRELQHRMENAAQELRFEEAAWCRDVLNAVDELNSRQSVVDFDPETRDYIALHRNNELCVFTVFQMRGGKLLGSESFRSRSVEDDRDAVAEFLGRYYTTLKQPPRRIFCQMLLDSGIATELLMPARPDDATYAPDTAEAAASPAANDADAYAANDAAEPGPAYGPQPGQLSPPLSPELLIPTAKRDSAIMNMATENARQELATWMRSEGDIQALQELAAVLDLPAPPLRIEGFDIAQLHGKHTVAAMVSFSRGAPDKSRYRRYHIRTTAGKIDDYAAMREVVARRYTRLANEELPMPDLILIDGGRGQVNAARQVLRALDLERIPVVGLAKQFEELILPEQPEPLRLPDGSPPLRILQYVRDEAHRFSTGFNQLLRGKDIGLNILESVDGIGPQKSQKLLKTFGSLRGIAAAEPADLQNCVGIRESAALQLKLLAGEAVEHTEATSDDTQTGS; translated from the coding sequence ATGGCTGAATCACAAGCATTTGATCGAGAAACACTTCGCGAAAGCATTGCCTCATTCCCGCTCCTTCCCGGGGTCTATATCATGCGGAACCGGGAGGACACCATCCTGTATGTCGGCAAGGCCAAACAGCTGCGCAACCGGGTACGCTCCTACTTTTCCCACAGCGGTCAGCATATCAAGACCGCTGTTCTGATGAAACACGTCCGACGGATCGAATACATCGTAACCAGCACCGAGCACGAGGCGCTGCTGCTGGAGAACAGCCTGATAAAACAGCACCAGCCACGCTACAACATCAACCTGAAAGACAGCAAAAGCTACCCCGTGATCCGCATCACCAACGAGGACTTTCCTCGGGTGTTCCGTACCCGGCGGATCGTACAGGACGGCAGCGAGTACTTTGGCCCCTTCCCCAATGTCCACGCAATCGACCTGTATCTTGAGCTGATCGAGAAACTCTATCCACTGCGAAAATGCCGCGGCGCGGTGCGAAACAGACCCAAACCATGTTTGTACTACCATATCGGGCGCTGCGCCGGCGTCTGTGCCGGCAAGACCGACAAATCAGCCTACGCAGACCGGGTGGCACAGATCCGTCGACTGCTGAACGGCGATACGGCAATGGTCAGCCGGGAGCTCCAGCATCGCATGGAAAACGCCGCTCAAGAGCTGCGCTTCGAGGAAGCCGCCTGGTGCCGGGATGTACTGAACGCGGTGGACGAGCTCAACAGTCGCCAGTCAGTCGTCGATTTTGATCCAGAGACCCGTGATTATATCGCCCTGCATCGCAACAATGAGCTGTGTGTCTTCACGGTCTTCCAGATGCGCGGCGGTAAACTGCTGGGTAGCGAGAGCTTCCGATCGCGCTCGGTAGAGGATGATCGCGATGCGGTTGCCGAATTTCTTGGCAGATACTATACCACCCTGAAACAGCCGCCACGCCGCATTTTCTGCCAGATGCTGCTGGACTCCGGGATCGCCACAGAGCTGCTGATGCCTGCCCGCCCCGACGATGCCACGTATGCCCCTGACACCGCTGAAGCCGCCGCTTCTCCTGCCGCTAATGACGCTGATGCGTATGCCGCAAATGACGCAGCCGAACCCGGACCGGCGTACGGGCCGCAGCCCGGTCAACTTTCCCCTCCCCTCAGCCCGGAACTCCTGATCCCGACCGCGAAACGGGATTCCGCTATCATGAACATGGCAACGGAGAATGCCCGCCAGGAACTTGCCACCTGGATGCGCAGTGAGGGTGATATCCAGGCACTGCAGGAACTGGCTGCGGTGCTTGACCTGCCAGCTCCACCGCTGCGGATCGAGGGATTCGATATCGCCCAGCTGCATGGCAAGCATACCGTGGCCGCCATGGTCAGCTTCAGTCGCGGGGCTCCCGACAAGTCCCGGTATCGCCGATACCATATCCGGACAACCGCCGGCAAGATCGATGATTACGCCGCGATGCGGGAGGTAGTAGCCCGGCGCTACACCCGCCTGGCCAACGAAGAGCTGCCAATGCCGGATCTCATCCTGATTGATGGGGGCCGCGGGCAGGTAAATGCTGCCCGACAGGTCCTGCGCGCACTGGATCTTGAGCGTATCCCGGTGGTTGGCCTGGCAAAGCAGTTCGAGGAACTCATTCTGCCGGAACAGCCCGAACCGCTGCGCCTGCCGGACGGCTCACCCCCACTGCGCATCCTTCAGTATGTCCGCGACGAGGCCCACCGTTTTTCAACCGGGTTCAACCAGCTGCTGCGCGGCAAGGACATCGGCCTGAACATCCTGGAGAGTGTTGACGGGATCGGCCCGCAGAAGAGTCAGAAACTGCTCAAGACCTTTGGCTCCCTGCGCGGGATTGCTGCCGCCGAGCCGGCGGATCTGCAAAACTGTGTCGGGATTCGCGAGTCGGCAGCACTGCAGCTCAAGCTGCTGGCTGGCGAGGCGGTTGAACATACCGAAGCTACGTCAGACGATACACAAACAGGGTCATAA
- the holA gene encoding DNA polymerase III subunit delta has protein sequence MSALHLLLGPEDGKKQEYLQALQAGLTKRLGQAPDRVTMYAGEQSIGDAVTLLRNGSLFNPHQLLLFYGAESIKSQDDLALLARYAKSPSPEGTLVLLSAETKVSRKVEGAVPKSQVKIFWELFENQKEQFIQRYLRDHGRRIEQDALLLLLETIENTTDQMRSACDLLLSLFPRDSVITEEGVDAFLFHSKQESVFTLFRAIGQRDREHSLEILHTLLELQDMKPFQIVAGVSWQLRRLLSAKERLQRGQAPADVWAELKIRGKRNQEQMLRAARAFSLPELQERLRLTAEADGALRSDRSGIHHHLMTLFVYRLT, from the coding sequence ATGTCGGCACTGCATCTGCTGCTGGGGCCGGAGGACGGCAAGAAACAGGAATATCTGCAGGCCCTTCAGGCCGGACTGACAAAGCGTCTGGGTCAGGCCCCGGACCGGGTCACCATGTATGCTGGTGAGCAAAGCATTGGCGATGCGGTGACCCTGCTGCGCAACGGATCACTGTTTAATCCGCATCAGCTGTTACTGTTTTACGGTGCCGAGTCGATCAAGTCCCAGGATGATCTGGCACTGTTGGCCCGGTATGCCAAATCCCCGTCGCCGGAGGGAACCCTGGTACTGCTGTCTGCCGAGACCAAGGTATCACGCAAGGTTGAAGGTGCGGTACCCAAGAGTCAGGTAAAGATTTTCTGGGAACTGTTTGAAAACCAGAAGGAACAGTTCATACAGCGGTATCTGCGCGACCACGGGCGCCGCATCGAGCAGGATGCCCTGCTGCTGCTGCTGGAGACAATCGAGAACACCACGGATCAGATGCGATCGGCCTGTGATCTGCTGCTGTCGCTTTTTCCCCGTGACTCGGTAATTACCGAGGAGGGCGTTGATGCCTTCCTGTTCCACAGCAAGCAGGAGTCGGTTTTTACCCTGTTCCGGGCAATCGGGCAGCGTGATCGTGAGCATTCCCTGGAAATTCTCCACACCCTGCTGGAGCTCCAGGATATGAAACCCTTCCAGATCGTTGCCGGTGTTTCTTGGCAGCTGCGGCGCTTGCTGTCTGCCAAGGAACGGCTGCAGCGCGGGCAGGCCCCCGCAGATGTCTGGGCCGAGCTCAAGATCCGCGGTAAGCGCAACCAGGAGCAGATGCTGCGTGCGGCACGGGCCTTTTCACTGCCCGAGCTCCAGGAGCGGCTCCGCCTGACAGCGGAGGCTGATGGTGCCCTGCGCTCCGACCGCAGCGGGATACATCATCACCTTATGACCCTGTTTGTGTATCGTCTGACGTAG